From the genome of Bacteroides sp. MSB163, one region includes:
- a CDS encoding glycosyltransferase family 4 protein, with product MSSKIRTIWIVNKYAMPPQYESRLRAIKFAYYLTEFDYKVILFGSSVMHNMDLNIIEDNSKYMRRKYGKIDFVHINTLMYSKASKVRRVLSDYLFFKRLVNLADNFECPDCIIATGGPLLTNPLLKYAQKRGVSYIKESLDVWPDNFVDFGLISKWNPIVKLLFAQSKYNCAKSDALVFSWSGCYDYLKNKRWDVDNGGPIDLKKVFYINNGVDLEDFENFKQQFIIDDPDLRSCHKKVVYLGSLRHVNNVMQLVYAAEILENKKKDVKFLIYGDGTEREKIISYCKEHQLSNIIVKDKWIDPKYVPYVLSKSYLNILNYLSSDFAKNGISSSKMFQYMAAGKPIVCNINIYDCPISKNRIGVAREYTSSADYAEEILKILDLPEGEYALMCDRARLAAKEFDYKFLAKKMVDVINSI from the coding sequence ATGAGTAGCAAAATAAGAACAATTTGGATTGTAAATAAATATGCGATGCCGCCTCAATATGAATCCAGACTGCGTGCTATAAAGTTTGCCTATTATTTGACCGAATTTGATTACAAGGTGATATTATTTGGATCAAGTGTCATGCATAACATGGATTTAAATATCATTGAAGATAACTCAAAATATATGAGGCGAAAGTATGGCAAGATTGATTTTGTGCATATTAATACGTTAATGTATAGTAAGGCATCTAAAGTAAGGAGAGTATTGAGCGATTATCTTTTCTTTAAGAGATTGGTGAATTTAGCGGATAACTTTGAATGTCCAGATTGTATTATTGCGACAGGAGGACCTCTCTTGACAAACCCATTATTGAAATATGCCCAAAAAAGAGGTGTTTCATATATAAAGGAAAGTCTAGATGTTTGGCCTGATAATTTTGTGGATTTTGGGTTAATTTCTAAATGGAACCCAATAGTGAAGTTGTTATTTGCTCAATCAAAATATAATTGTGCCAAATCAGATGCGCTTGTTTTTTCTTGGTCTGGTTGTTATGACTACCTTAAAAATAAAAGATGGGATGTTGACAACGGTGGTCCTATTGATTTGAAAAAGGTATTTTATATAAATAATGGGGTTGATCTTGAAGATTTTGAAAATTTTAAGCAACAATTTATCATTGATGATCCGGATTTACGTTCTTGCCATAAAAAAGTTGTTTATTTAGGTTCATTAAGGCACGTGAATAATGTAATGCAATTGGTCTATGCTGCAGAAATCTTAGAAAATAAGAAAAAAGATGTGAAATTTCTAATTTATGGGGATGGTACAGAACGAGAGAAAATAATATCATATTGTAAAGAACATCAGCTATCTAATATTATTGTTAAAGATAAGTGGATAGATCCAAAATATGTTCCATATGTACTATCCAAAAGTTATCTAAATATATTAAATTACCTGTCATCTGATTTTGCGAAAAATGGTATAAGCTCAAGTAAAATGTTCCAATATATGGCTGCAGGTAAGCCAATCGTTTGTAATATTAATATTTATGATTGCCCTATTTCTAAAAATCGTATTGGTGTTGCGAGGGAATATACTTCTTCAGCTGATTATGCAGAAGAGATATTAAAAATTTTAGATTTGCCTGAAGGAGAATATGCGTTAATGTGTGATAGAGCTAGGTTGGCAGCTAAAGAGTTTGACTATAAATTTCTTGCGAAGAAAATGGTTGATGTCATTAATAGTATATAA
- a CDS encoding sugar 3,4-ketoisomerase has translation MEKYSVFDCSMIELDKHHSDRKGNLTVVQNGDTLPFDVKRVYYLYDVPGGESRGAHAHRDLSQFMVAASGSFRVTLDDGKVKRSFFLNRPYQGLYVKPGIWRDLDDFSSGAVCMVLASDVYKKEDYIRNYDEFLEFREISNDTSVKRL, from the coding sequence ATGGAGAAATATAGTGTATTTGATTGCTCAATGATTGAGCTGGACAAACATCACAGTGATCGTAAGGGTAACCTGACTGTAGTGCAGAATGGCGATACTCTTCCTTTTGATGTGAAGCGTGTATACTATCTGTATGATGTCCCGGGAGGTGAGTCTCGTGGAGCACACGCGCACAGAGATTTGAGCCAGTTTATGGTTGCCGCATCCGGTTCCTTTCGTGTAACCTTGGATGATGGCAAAGTTAAACGTTCTTTTTTCTTGAATCGTCCTTATCAAGGCCTATATGTAAAACCCGGTATATGGCGTGACTTGGATGATTTTTCTTCTGGTGCTGTTTGCATGGTTTTGGCTTCTGATGTATATAAAAAGGAAGACTATATTCGTAATTATGATGAATTTCTTGAATTTAGGGAGATTAGTAATGATACATCCGTTAAGCGATTGTAA
- a CDS encoding ketoacyl-ACP synthase III: MAFFNFKNIKVAGVACAVPSNEVKAESYKPLFGDVEVDKFMAMTGVRASRRTSEYQTCSDLGYRAAKELLKKNGISSEEIGALLFVSHSPDYRRPSTAFVLQYRLGIPKEAVCYDISLGCSSLVVGMQTIASIMTTSDIKRALVVVGDTAGKSVYPTDKSSAMLFGEAGAVMLLEKTDNEYDEITALLRSDGSGYRYMIVPGGGYRNLHANEKVVMCEDGNERTLMNSFIQGTSVFTFTIFDVPRLIKDFFTQTGTTSDSYDCFAFHQANLYILKQIAKKSGIDFDKIPISLDRYGNTSGASAIVSLCDRYGNNNEHKVIKVMTCGFGIGISLGATSFEINTDDILPIFEDDEIFEEGLITNPNQLYEKK, encoded by the coding sequence ATGGCATTTTTTAATTTCAAGAATATTAAAGTTGCAGGAGTGGCATGTGCCGTTCCTAGTAATGAAGTTAAGGCAGAAAGCTACAAGCCTTTGTTTGGTGATGTAGAGGTGGATAAGTTTATGGCGATGACGGGTGTAAGAGCCTCACGCCGTACTTCTGAATATCAAACTTGTTCAGATCTTGGTTATAGAGCGGCTAAAGAACTTTTGAAAAAGAATGGTATTAGTTCTGAAGAGATTGGGGCATTGTTGTTTGTATCACATAGTCCAGATTATCGTCGCCCTTCTACCGCTTTTGTATTGCAATATCGTTTAGGAATTCCTAAAGAAGCTGTTTGTTATGATATCAGTTTAGGATGTTCATCATTGGTCGTAGGTATGCAGACAATTGCTTCGATTATGACCACTAGTGACATAAAAAGAGCACTGGTTGTTGTTGGTGACACAGCTGGGAAGTCTGTTTATCCAACTGATAAAAGTTCGGCTATGCTGTTTGGCGAGGCTGGTGCGGTGATGTTGCTGGAAAAGACTGATAATGAATATGATGAAATAACAGCATTGCTTCGTAGTGATGGTTCGGGATATCGATATATGATTGTTCCAGGTGGTGGTTATCGTAACCTTCATGCGAATGAAAAAGTTGTAATGTGCGAAGATGGAAATGAACGTACATTGATGAATAGCTTCATTCAAGGCACTTCAGTGTTTACATTTACGATTTTTGATGTGCCTCGTCTTATTAAGGATTTTTTTACTCAAACGGGAACGACATCTGATAGTTATGATTGCTTTGCTTTTCATCAAGCTAATCTTTATATATTGAAGCAGATAGCAAAGAAATCCGGGATCGATTTTGATAAAATTCCTATCTCACTTGATCGTTATGGAAATACCTCTGGTGCTTCTGCTATCGTGTCGCTTTGTGATCGCTATGGAAATAACAATGAACATAAAGTTATCAAAGTGATGACTTGTGGTTTTGGTATCGGCATTTCTTTGGGTGCCACTTCGTTTGAAATAAATACAGACGATATTTTGCCAATTTTTGAGGATGATGAAATCTTTGAAGAAGGGCTTATTACTAATCCTAACCAATTATACGAAAAGAAATGA
- a CDS encoding glycosyltransferase, with product MIMNILLLSTIYPLPSRENKGTSVCHYFTKEWVKEGHNVRVVHYQAVYPFFYYWAARVARDLITAKTGAVVYTKRDKGAQYEWDGVQVLRIPLFKPIPHGRFLSISIRKSIQKIVNSNTEADFIPDIIVGHFPNPQIEVVAKLKSIYSSATTAIIMHENFDLEGVYGERFKCFYNKIDLWGFRSKKYREDFEERYGKLKHSFICYSGVPASYITESNTHSFEKPLSKFIYVGEMIQRKYPAEIIEALVNVYEDKKFHIDYVGNGHELETIKLKMKKYHLESQVTICGRIPRDEIKAKYDNADCMIMISRREVYGLVYLEAMARGCITIASKKEGFDGVIEDGVNGFLCEAGNIQELANIIRKINKLTPDERLAVSERAIETARRLTDKNAADLYLNNLIVK from the coding sequence ATGATTATGAATATTCTTCTATTATCAACCATTTACCCGCTTCCTTCAAGGGAAAATAAGGGAACTTCGGTATGTCATTACTTTACAAAGGAGTGGGTAAAAGAAGGTCACAATGTGCGTGTGGTACATTATCAGGCTGTATATCCTTTCTTTTACTATTGGGCAGCTCGGGTAGCGAGAGATTTGATCACTGCGAAAACAGGTGCGGTAGTTTATACAAAACGTGATAAGGGGGCGCAATATGAATGGGATGGTGTGCAAGTATTGAGAATACCATTATTCAAACCAATTCCTCATGGGAGATTTTTATCTATTTCTATCAGAAAATCTATTCAAAAAATAGTTAATAGTAATACTGAAGCTGATTTTATACCTGATATTATAGTAGGGCATTTTCCTAATCCTCAGATAGAGGTGGTTGCGAAGTTGAAAAGTATTTATTCTTCAGCAACAACTGCTATTATAATGCATGAGAATTTTGATCTGGAGGGTGTTTACGGTGAACGATTTAAATGTTTTTATAATAAAATTGATTTGTGGGGGTTCCGTTCAAAGAAATATAGAGAAGATTTCGAAGAGAGATATGGTAAGCTTAAGCATTCTTTTATCTGTTATTCAGGTGTTCCCGCAAGTTATATTACAGAAAGCAATACTCATTCATTTGAGAAGCCATTAAGTAAATTTATCTATGTTGGTGAGATGATTCAACGTAAATATCCGGCTGAAATTATCGAGGCTTTGGTTAATGTTTATGAGGATAAAAAATTTCACATTGACTATGTGGGCAATGGTCATGAATTGGAAACCATAAAATTGAAGATGAAGAAATATCATTTGGAGAGTCAAGTGACTATTTGTGGTAGGATTCCGAGAGATGAAATAAAGGCTAAGTATGACAATGCTGACTGTATGATAATGATTAGTCGTAGGGAAGTTTATGGATTAGTCTATTTGGAGGCTATGGCTCGTGGGTGCATTACTATAGCTTCTAAGAAAGAAGGGTTTGATGGTGTGATAGAAGATGGTGTGAACGGTTTCTTATGTGAAGCGGGTAACATTCAAGAGCTTGCAAATATAATTCGTAAAATTAATAAACTCACTCCGGATGAAAGGTTAGCTGTTTCAGAGAGAGCAATTGAAACTGCTCGTCGTTTGACAGATAAGAATGCCGCTGATTTATATTTGAATAATTTGATTGTTAAATAA
- a CDS encoding DegT/DnrJ/EryC1/StrS family aminotransferase: MIPFLSLKDVTALHGAEINEAVSRVVNGGWYLQGKENERFEENYSQFVGVQYTVGCANGLDALIWIFRAYIEMGVMQPGDEVIVPANTYIATILAITENGLKPVLVEPRLNTLEIDEDKIEEVITSRTKAIALVHLYGRLAWSEKIANICKKYNLKLVEDNAQAHGCLTADGCMTGSLGDAAGHSFYPGKNLGALGDGGAVTTNDLELAITVRTLANYGSQKKYIFKYRGRNSRLDEVQAAVLNVKLKYLVEDNTYRKEVAKYYIQNIKHPLVSLPDTLSYGSNVFHLFPVLCEKRDELHDYLERNGVGTVIHYPIPPHKQECYKEWANLNLPITEYISEHELSIPIGPTISMEEVKDVVKLINNFSVK, from the coding sequence ATGATACCTTTTCTTTCATTAAAAGATGTAACCGCTCTTCACGGAGCTGAGATAAATGAGGCTGTAAGCCGTGTGGTTAACGGAGGTTGGTACCTTCAAGGCAAGGAGAACGAACGCTTTGAGGAGAATTACTCACAATTTGTTGGAGTACAATATACAGTTGGTTGTGCCAATGGCTTGGATGCACTGATTTGGATTTTCCGTGCATACATTGAGATGGGTGTAATGCAACCAGGTGATGAGGTTATTGTACCGGCAAATACCTATATTGCAACTATTCTTGCTATCACAGAAAATGGTTTGAAGCCTGTTCTTGTAGAGCCAAGACTGAATACGCTTGAGATTGATGAGGATAAGATAGAGGAAGTTATAACTTCTCGTACAAAAGCTATAGCTCTTGTGCATCTCTATGGTCGTTTGGCTTGGAGTGAGAAAATTGCCAATATTTGCAAAAAATATAATCTGAAGTTAGTAGAGGATAATGCTCAAGCGCATGGCTGTTTGACAGCTGATGGTTGCATGACAGGTTCGTTAGGTGATGCTGCTGGACATAGCTTTTATCCGGGAAAGAATTTAGGTGCATTAGGTGATGGTGGTGCTGTGACAACTAATGATTTGGAACTGGCCATCACTGTACGTACTTTGGCTAACTATGGTTCACAGAAAAAATATATATTCAAATATAGGGGACGTAATAGTAGACTTGACGAGGTTCAAGCAGCTGTGCTGAATGTGAAATTGAAATATCTTGTTGAAGATAATACATATCGTAAAGAAGTGGCTAAATATTATATTCAAAACATTAAACATCCCTTGGTTTCTTTGCCGGATACATTATCTTATGGAAGTAATGTCTTCCACTTGTTTCCTGTATTGTGTGAAAAGCGTGATGAACTACATGACTATTTGGAGCGGAATGGTGTCGGGACTGTGATTCATTACCCTATACCTCCACATAAACAAGAATGTTACAAAGAGTGGGCCAACCTAAATCTTCCTATTACGGAATACATATCTGAACATGAGCTGAGTATACCAATTGGACCTACGATTTCAATGGAGGAGGTGAAGGACGTTGTGAAGTTGATTAATAATTTTTCAGTAAAGTAA
- a CDS encoding sugar 3,4-ketoisomerase — translation MSIKDCKIIELPKFLDTRGNLSFAEQNNHIPFEIKRTYWIYDVPGGECRGSHAFRNTEEFIVALSGGFDVIVDDGDRQNKFTLNRSYYGLYIPKGLWRRIDNFSTNSLALEFASTSYIPDDYIRNYDDYLQLKSNGEI, via the coding sequence ATGTCAATCAAAGATTGTAAAATCATCGAGCTCCCCAAATTCTTAGATACGAGGGGGAATCTTTCGTTTGCAGAACAGAACAATCATATTCCATTTGAAATCAAGAGAACATATTGGATTTATGATGTTCCGGGAGGAGAATGCCGTGGAAGTCACGCATTCAGGAATACGGAAGAATTTATAGTTGCACTTTCAGGAGGTTTTGATGTGATAGTGGATGATGGTGATAGGCAGAATAAGTTTACGCTTAATCGTTCTTATTATGGTCTTTATATTCCGAAAGGGTTGTGGAGAAGAATAGATAATTTCTCAACCAATTCTCTCGCATTGGAATTTGCTTCAACTAGTTATATTCCAGATGACTATATTAGAAATTATGACGACTATTTACAGTTAAAGAGCAATGGAGAAATATAG
- a CDS encoding acyltransferase, with the protein MIHPLSDCKNQNVPASTNIWQYCVVFPEARIGEKCNICSHCLIENNVVIGNNVTIKCGVQVWDGIELEDNVMVGANTTFTNDMYPKSKNADWVLLKTKVCKGASIGAGSTILPGITIGEDAMIGAGSVVTKNVPAGEIWVGNPAKFLRKIADK; encoded by the coding sequence ATGATACATCCGTTAAGCGATTGTAAGAATCAAAATGTTCCGGCCTCTACTAATATCTGGCAGTACTGCGTAGTATTTCCTGAGGCCAGGATTGGCGAAAAATGCAATATTTGTTCTCATTGTCTGATTGAGAATAATGTGGTGATTGGTAATAATGTTACTATTAAGTGTGGTGTCCAAGTTTGGGATGGTATTGAGTTGGAAGATAATGTAATGGTAGGTGCTAATACGACTTTTACCAATGATATGTATCCAAAGTCGAAGAATGCGGATTGGGTTCTTCTTAAGACAAAGGTGTGCAAGGGTGCATCTATCGGTGCTGGTTCTACGATACTTCCAGGGATAACCATTGGTGAGGATGCCATGATTGGTGCTGGCAGTGTGGTGACAAAGAATGTGCCTGCCGGAGAAATTTGGGTAGGTAATCCAGCGAAATTTCTTAGAAAAATAGCTGATAAATAA